In Gemmatimonadaceae bacterium, the DNA window TCGGCGACGGCGTCATCATCGATCTGAGTCGCCTGCGACGAGTGATCGCAGTGAATGCCCCCGATCGATCGATCGTCGTGGAGCCTGGCGTTCTGCGCGCCGAAGCGAACGGCGCCGCCGCGATGAAGGAGCTCCGCTTTCCCGTCGATCCATCGAGCGGCGATTTCTGCACGATTGGCGGAATGGCGTCGACGAACGCAGCGGGCTCGCACTCGCTCTCATTCGGCGCGACGCGTCCCTGGATTCGCTCGCTGCGCTGCGTCTTCGACGACGGCACCATCGCTGACGTGCGACGCGGTGCCGCACCGCCGATGCACGTCGCCGCCATCGCGCGATTCATGGAGCTCGGCCACCCAGCCATCGCCGCCGGCGAAGAGATTATGCGTGCCCAACACATCGGCGTCCGCAAGGAATCCTCCGGCTATGCGACGGCGGAGTACGCGCGGAGCTACGACCTGGTCGATCTGCTCGTTGGCAGCGAGGGCACACTCGCGATTTTCGTCGGTGTGGAACTGTCGCTCGCGCCCCTCGCTCAGGCGACGAGCAGTGTCCTAGGCGCGTTCCCGACTCTCGAGAACGCGGTCGACGCTGCCGGGCGCGCTCGCGAGAGTGGCGCGGTCGCGTGCGAACTTCTCGATCGAACATTCCTCGACGTCGCACGCTCCGGCGGTGGCGGCTCCGTCCGCGACGTGCCGAACGACGCGGAGGCCGTGTTGCTCGCCGAAGTCGAGGGCGACTCCGCCGCAGACGCAGAGGACGGCGCGCGAGCGATTGCGACACTCTTCGAGCAGTCGGGATCGACCTCGGTGCGGATCGCTCTCGACCAACCGACAGAGACCGAGCTCTGGGAGCTGCGTCACGCCGCGAGTCCAATTCTCTCACGTCTCGATCCGTCGCTGCGCTCGATGCAGTTCATCGAAGATGGCGCGGTACCGCCCGCGCGACTCGCCGACTATGTCCGCGGCGTCCGTGAGAGTCTCGCTCGCAATGGAATTCGTGGCGTGATTTTCGGCCATGCCGGCGACTCGCACGTCCACGTCAATCCACTCATTGACGTCTCGACCTCCGACTGGCGCAGTCGCATGGCGCGTATTCTCGACGAAGTGACGGAGCTCGTCGCGAGACTCGGCGGAACGCTTACCGGTGAACACGGCGACGGCCGACTGCGAACGCCGCTCCTCGAGCGTGTCTGGTTCGGCGACGCGCGGGCCCGCTTCGCACTCGTCAAGCACTGTTTCGATCCCGCGGGAATCTTCAACCCTGGCGTGAAGGTGCCGACAACGGGCGAGCGTGCTTTGGATCAGATCAAGTACGATCCTTCGCTCGCGCAGCTCCCGAGCGCGGCGGCAGCGGCGCTCGCGCGCGTCGAGCGCGAGCGTGCGTACGCGCGATCGAGACTCGAGCTGCTGGATGAGGCTGTGGTCGCGGCGCGCACGGGTTGACGCGTCGTGCGGTCGCGCCTTGCTTTGTCAGGCGCCGATCTTCCTGCCTCTCGCTCTCCTCGCCATGCCGCATTTCTACTACGAGCCCACGGTCACGCTTCTCGCACGACCGCTCTTCTCTATGCCAGTGCACCTTCCGGTGAACCTGATCGGCGAGAGCACGGACGGAGAGCAGCTCGCGGAGTTCGCGGGTCGCGTGTGCTACATGAGCCAGCACAATCCGGCGAAACGATCGACGCGCGAGTATCTGGACAATATCAAGAAGCAGGGACACGGCTCCGTGCTCGAGCACGCGAATTACACGGTGCTGCTCGAGGGCGTGAGCCGATCGCTCACACATGAGCTGGTGCGGCATCGCGCCGGGTTCGCGTACTCGCAGCTCTCGCAGCGATACGTCGATGAATCGGAAGCGAACTTCGTCGTTCCGCCCGCGGTGATCGGCGACACGAATCTCGAGGCGACGTGGCGCGAGCAGGTCGAGCAGGCGCAGCAGGCCTACGTGTCTCTCGTCGAGAAGCTGATGGAGCGATATGGGTGGGTTCCTGATCGCGTGCATCGACGGAAGATGGCGCGTGAGGCCGCGCGTGCGGTGCTGCCCAACGCCACGGAGACGAAGATCGTCGTCACCGCGAACGCGCGTGCGTGGCGGACGATGCTCGAGCTTCGAGCGAGCGAGGGCGCTGAGCTCGAGATTCGTCGCGCCGCGATCGCCATGCTGCGTCTCGTCTCGTGCGAGGCGCCTGGATTTTTTTCCGACTTCGAGATCTACGCCGCCGACGATCGTCGCGAGGCGGCGCGAGTGATCTACCACAAGGTGTGATCGGTGGACTGGCGGTTGGTGAAATCGGATTCACCAACAACCAATCACCAATCACCGGAAGATTTTCATTGCGCGAAAATTTCGCAGTTTGTATTTTGCGCCCGACTCGTACATGGCACCGCTCTTGCGCGACTCATCGTGCACAGCGTCACCAGCAACGAGCGCACGAGATGCACTCAAGACTCGGGACACGAGAGCGGCGACTCCGCGCCGCGGACGATCAAACGAGATCGGATGACGCGCATCGGTTTCGCGTACAATCAAAAGCCTGAAGAGTCAGCGGCGCTCGCGAGCGAGGACAGCGAGACACCGCGCTCGGAAGAGGAACCTCCCAGTACGCGCCGGGACGATGCGTCCCGGAGCC includes these proteins:
- a CDS encoding FAD-binding oxidoreductase, which translates into the protein MFRTDEPARAVYSEAAGIARVLPRAVAVPSNEADVASLVRWARENNAPLIPRGSGSSMAGGAVGDGVIIDLSRLRRVIAVNAPDRSIVVEPGVLRAEANGAAAMKELRFPVDPSSGDFCTIGGMASTNAAGSHSLSFGATRPWIRSLRCVFDDGTIADVRRGAAPPMHVAAIARFMELGHPAIAAGEEIMRAQHIGVRKESSGYATAEYARSYDLVDLLVGSEGTLAIFVGVELSLAPLAQATSSVLGAFPTLENAVDAAGRARESGAVACELLDRTFLDVARSGGGGSVRDVPNDAEAVLLAEVEGDSAADAEDGARAIATLFEQSGSTSVRIALDQPTETELWELRHAASPILSRLDPSLRSMQFIEDGAVPPARLADYVRGVRESLARNGIRGVIFGHAGDSHVHVNPLIDVSTSDWRSRMARILDEVTELVARLGGTLTGEHGDGRLRTPLLERVWFGDARARFALVKHCFDPAGIFNPGVKVPTTGERALDQIKYDPSLAQLPSAAAAALARVERERAYARSRLELLDEAVVAARTG
- the thyX gene encoding FAD-dependent thymidylate synthase, giving the protein MPHFYYEPTVTLLARPLFSMPVHLPVNLIGESTDGEQLAEFAGRVCYMSQHNPAKRSTREYLDNIKKQGHGSVLEHANYTVLLEGVSRSLTHELVRHRAGFAYSQLSQRYVDESEANFVVPPAVIGDTNLEATWREQVEQAQQAYVSLVEKLMERYGWVPDRVHRRKMAREAARAVLPNATETKIVVTANARAWRTMLELRASEGAELEIRRAAIAMLRLVSCEAPGFFSDFEIYAADDRREAARVIYHKV